In [Leptolyngbya] sp. PCC 7376, a genomic segment contains:
- a CDS encoding DUF1772 domain-containing protein: MDIFQTWRSPLILFAAVGCAVSGGIFYAFSTFVMQALGEQPSASGIATMQSINITVINPLFMAAFFLPAVASLILAIAALRDWSNPNSSYLLIGSLLYLIGTIGVTIAGNIPLNDALAVVNPSSNEGFTLWTKFLKDWTLWNHVRTIAGMLASICFAIAR; the protein is encoded by the coding sequence ATGGACATTTTTCAAACTTGGCGATCGCCCCTAATCCTTTTTGCAGCGGTGGGTTGTGCTGTTAGCGGTGGTATTTTCTACGCGTTTTCAACCTTTGTGATGCAAGCCCTCGGTGAACAACCCTCGGCATCGGGCATTGCAACCATGCAATCGATCAACATCACGGTGATTAATCCCTTGTTTATGGCTGCATTTTTCCTGCCTGCGGTCGCTTCCTTAATCTTGGCGATTGCCGCGTTACGAGATTGGAGCAATCCAAATTCCAGCTACTTATTGATTGGCAGTTTGCTGTATCTTATTGGCACAATTGGCGTCACCATTGCCGGAAATATCCCGCTCAACGATGCCCTTGCCGTGGTCAATCCCAGTAGTAATGAAGGTTTTACCCTCTGGACGAAATTTCTTAAAGACTGGACATTGTGGAATCATGTACGCACCATTGCTGGAATGCTTGCCTCCATCTGTTTTGCGATCGCCCGTTAG
- a CDS encoding DUF4345 domain-containing protein → MKDAISLKLVLAIDALVAIAVGAMIQLSPADFYAMNHIDIGENLNLLSEIRAPAMALLSYGILILAGIFISRLTFTATLLASTFYLSYGVARIVSIGLDGWPSESLITAAVIEIVLGLASLFCLWKYANVPNLGEQQ, encoded by the coding sequence ATGAAAGACGCAATATCTTTAAAACTCGTTTTGGCCATTGATGCCCTTGTGGCGATCGCCGTCGGTGCAATGATTCAATTATCCCCAGCCGACTTCTATGCCATGAACCACATTGATATCGGCGAAAACTTGAATTTACTCAGCGAAATTCGTGCTCCAGCAATGGCGTTATTGTCCTATGGCATTTTGATTCTGGCAGGCATCTTTATCTCGCGACTGACCTTCACCGCAACATTGCTCGCCAGTACTTTTTATCTCTCCTATGGTGTCGCTAGGATTGTGAGTATTGGTCTTGATGGATGGCCGAGTGAATCATTAATCACAGCTGCCGTTATCGAGATAGTGCTTGGTTTAGCTTCGTTATTTTGCCTCTGGAAATATGCCAATGTTCCAAATTTAGGAGAACAACAATAA